The following is a genomic window from Mycoplasma bradburyae.
TGCTAAGACTCAATCTGTTTTTGATCCAGAAATTATTGAGGCTGAAGTATTAACATTACCTCCTAAAAAAAGAGGTGATGCTCCTGAAAGAAAAATTCAAATTAACGGATTACAAGATTTTAAAAAAGAGTTTGCTTGAATTGAACCTTTAAAAAATAAAGAAGATGCTCGATTAAAGAAAGCTGAAGACGAAAGAATTAGAAAGCTTGAAAGAAAAGAACAACGCAGATTAGCTAAGTTGGCTAAAAAAGAAGCTAAAACTAAAAAGAAGATTTAATAAAAATGATTAAAAAAAGAGTTGCTTTTTTTGGTACAACAGAATTATCTTTAGTATGCCTTAAGGCTATGCTAAATGATAATTCTTTTGATGTAGTAGCAATTATATCTCCTCCCGACAGAGTAGATTTACGAAATAAAAAGAATAAATTAAATTCAGTTAAACAATTTTGCATAGATAATAATCTACAAATTTATCAACCTGAAAAATTATCGGATTTCTATGAAGAATTAATAAATATGAATTTAGATTTGGGCGTATGTATAGCTTACGGACAATTTATTCCTAAAAAGGTTTTGAATCTATTTAAAGATGGAATAATCAATGTTCATCCTTCTAAATTACCGTTATTAAGAGGAGGTGCTCCTATTCATTATGCGATTATAAATGGATTTAAATCTACAGCTATTTCAATCATGAAGTTAGATGAAAAAATGGATCATGGTCCTGTGTATGATCAATTAGAAGTAGCTATTAAAGAAGAATGAAATCATGATGATTTAAATTCTGAAATTATTGCTAAATCACCAGAGTTTTTAATAAAAACTATAAAAAATATTTATGAGAAAAACCTAACAGCTAAAGAACAAGATCATGATCAATATACACTTGGCTTAAATATCAAAAAAGAACAAGAGCATTTGAATTTAAATTTAGATGCCAACAGTTTTGTTAATTGACAAAAAGGATTATGATCAACCCCTGGTGGTTATTTGATTTATGATGGATATAGAGTTAAAATAGCTCAAGCAAAAGTTGTTGAGAATGAACAAGACAACCAAATAGATCTGATAGGATCAATATACAAAATTGATAAAACAGGTATTTATGTATATCTAAAAAGAGGGTCAATTGCCATTACTAAATACCTATTACCTTCTAAAAAAGTTGCAGATATAAAGCAATCAATTAATGGAAACATTCCATTTAAAATAAATACAAAATTTGAATAAATATGGAAAATAAAAAGATATTTAAAAGAAATGATTTTTTAAATACATTTAGTAGACCTAAATCTTTATGAAAATTTACTGATAAAGAAATAACCGCTATCATTCAAAATGAGTTGGGACTATCAAAAGATTCTTATGAAGATATAAATGAAGAATTAAATGGGGAAGAGTCCGCTATTTTAGATTTTGATGAAATCGATTTTGTTAATGACGACATTGAATCCCAACAAATAAATGACGCTTATTTAGCAGAAATAATTAAATTAAAAGAAAAATCTAAAGAATTTATTAAACACGAAGTTCTATCTGATTTATATGATGATGAATGGAAAAATGCTGAACTAGAATTTTCTAAAGGTGTATACCAAGAATATGATATAGATTATATCGATGTTATTGATAATAAAGAAAAAGAAAAATTAGTTAGAATAATCGATTTATCAGATTATCAAAAATTACCTATTACAACAGCAGAAAGCCTTCATGAAATTATTAAAAAACATGATTTTTCGTCATCAAAATTACTGGTTTTAGATGGAATTTACTTTAATGAAAAACAAAGATACTATCTACAATCATCTGTGTCTGGATGTTTATTTTACAAACATAATGATGATCGAATAAAACTAGATGTATATACATCAAAAAACTCTACAAGCACAAAAAGAAAAGATCTAGTTAATTTTTATTATGATTACCGAATTTTAACTGAGCTTGGTTATGATGTTTTGAAATGAAATGTTGTTTTAGTTAAATACTGTTTAAACAAAAAGAATGAAGTTGATTTTGTTTCAACAGAAATAGTTAATTGCAATAAAGGTGGATCTAATTTACCTGATAAAATAAAAAAAGAATTTAGTAAAGAACAATTTTTCCATCCAAGTTTTATTAAAGCTAAACAAGACATAAGAATAAGTGGTAATCAAGAATTAATCGCTGATTACCCGCAACATAATTTAAAGACAGGTTCTTTTTGTAATGCTTTAAAAATGATGTCATTTCAAATTTTAGAATCAGAAGAAAAAGAAGCATATAAATTTCAGACAAATTATTTCTTAGAAGTAAGAAATGCATTTGATAACATTTTTGATGAAATGATTGATATCAAAGATACTAATGTAGGCAAAATTGAGTTATCAAATGCTTATTTTGGAGATTTTTATAAAAATCCGAACGACTCTATGATCAGATACACATTAGGTAAAAAAGTGTTTGAACCTTTTTTACTAAGCGGAAACGTTTATTCAATTAATAAATTTTTCGATAAAAATGGAAATTTAGTATTTCCATTAGTAAATAAAGATGGCGAAAAATTTAAAATAAGCGATTTCATCAAATACATAAATGCTAACCCGCCTCCTAAGCCAATAAAATATTTATCTGTTTTTAGTAAAGCATACATCCCTAGTATTGTTGAAAGTTATGTCAACCCAAATACTCACCAAGCATTTGCTAAATTAAAAAATAAAAAGGTTTATTTTGACTTTGAGTCAATTTGTCATTTATTTGCGCCAATGGATGATATTTTGCCAAATATGCAAATAATAACGCAAAATTCTTTCATTATTGATCATAATGACGGCTCAGAACTTGTATGTGTTAATGATGTAATTGATCCATTGAAATTGGATATTAATTGATTTATAAAGATAATTAAAGATCTACATCAAGGTCCAGATTATAGTTATGTTGTATACAATGCTACCTTTGAACGATCTAGATTGTATGAAATAGGCGCTTATATTGAAAGATGTAAAAAACTATATCCAGAGAAATTTAGCGATCCATCTGATTTAGAAATTGATTTCTTGCAAAAAGTTAAAGAAATTGATGCTAACCTATTTGATTTAGCTGATTTCTTTAACTTGAATAAAGACTTAATAGTCATTAATTCATTAAATGGATATTACTCAATTAAAAAAGTTTTATTATTAACATCTCAAGAACAACGAAAAGAAGCTAAAGCCGTTGATTACGCGACACTTAATGTGAAAAGAGGTGATATTGCGCAAAAACTAACAGCTAAACGTTTCTTAGGATTAGTTGATGATAAGGAATGAGAAGAAATAGCAACTGATTTAGCTACATATTGCGAAAACGATGTTAGATCAATGATCGCTGTTGAGTACTTCATAAGAGATTTATTAAAAAGATAGAATAAATCTATAGAATCATAATAACTAATTAACCATTCATAATTTATTTGTAGAATAATAATATTAAACTTAAGGATGATACAAAATGATTTACGACAAATTAGAAAATTTTAGTAAATATTTAACAATTAATAAATATTTTCCTAAGATCAAACAGTTTTTAGAAGATCATAACTATGATTTATCTAAATTATCAGTTGGTATTCATGAAATTGATGGTAAGGATTTATACTTAAATGTATTAGACTCTGTTGTTTATCAAAAAACAGAAGCCAGATATGAACTTCATAAACACTATGGTGATGTTCATATAGTTTTTGAACCAGGTGAAATTTACTTTAGCCAACACGCAGAAGATGCAAAAGATATGCAAGTAGAAATTCCTTATAACGAACAAA
Proteins encoded in this region:
- the fmt gene encoding methionyl-tRNA formyltransferase, whose translation is MIKKRVAFFGTTELSLVCLKAMLNDNSFDVVAIISPPDRVDLRNKKNKLNSVKQFCIDNNLQIYQPEKLSDFYEELINMNLDLGVCIAYGQFIPKKVLNLFKDGIINVHPSKLPLLRGGAPIHYAIINGFKSTAISIMKLDEKMDHGPVYDQLEVAIKEEWNHDDLNSEIIAKSPEFLIKTIKNIYEKNLTAKEQDHDQYTLGLNIKKEQEHLNLNLDANSFVNWQKGLWSTPGGYLIYDGYRVKIAQAKVVENEQDNQIDLIGSIYKIDKTGIYVYLKRGSIAITKYLLPSKKVADIKQSINGNIPFKINTKFE
- a CDS encoding DUF2779 domain-containing protein, with product MENKKIFKRNDFLNTFSRPKSLWKFTDKEITAIIQNELGLSKDSYEDINEELNGEESAILDFDEIDFVNDDIESQQINDAYLAEIIKLKEKSKEFIKHEVLSDLYDDEWKNAELEFSKGVYQEYDIDYIDVIDNKEKEKLVRIIDLSDYQKLPITTAESLHEIIKKHDFSSSKLLVLDGIYFNEKQRYYLQSSVSGCLFYKHNDDRIKLDVYTSKNSTSTKRKDLVNFYYDYRILTELGYDVLKWNVVLVKYCLNKKNEVDFVSTEIVNCNKGGSNLPDKIKKEFSKEQFFHPSFIKAKQDIRISGNQELIADYPQHNLKTGSFCNALKMMSFQILESEEKEAYKFQTNYFLEVRNAFDNIFDEMIDIKDTNVGKIELSNAYFGDFYKNPNDSMIRYTLGKKVFEPFLLSGNVYSINKFFDKNGNLVFPLVNKDGEKFKISDFIKYINANPPPKPIKYLSVFSKAYIPSIVESYVNPNTHQAFAKLKNKKVYFDFESICHLFAPMDDILPNMQIITQNSFIIDHNDGSELVCVNDVIDPLKLDINWFIKIIKDLHQGPDYSYVVYNATFERSRLYEIGAYIERCKKLYPEKFSDPSDLEIDFLQKVKEIDANLFDLADFFNLNKDLIVINSLNGYYSIKKVLLLTSQEQRKEAKAVDYATLNVKRGDIAQKLTAKRFLGLVDDKEWEEIATDLATYCENDVRSMIAVEYFIRDLLKR
- a CDS encoding YhcH/YjgK/YiaL family protein, whose product is MIYDKLENFSKYLTINKYFPKIKQFLEDHNYDLSKLSVGIHEIDGKDLYLNVLDSVVYQKTEARYELHKHYGDVHIVFEPGEIYFSQHAEDAKDMQVEIPYNEQKDVTFYVSDTTNDKVSNNRLVPSKNSFVVFLPGDLHAPRVSENPSNNIIKYIFKFRCS